The genomic DNA AACAGGAGATCTTGCCCTTTTTAGCAACCGGTGCAATGATCTGCGCAGTTGAAAAGGGTGAAGTAGATAAAAAAGCCCAGGAATTAATTAATCAAGGTGTGCGGGTGATATTATTTGCTGAAGAGTTTACAGACGAATTAAAAGATGTGCTCAGAAAATATCAAACTGAAACATTTCCTTGTCTTATTCCATTTTCTACTGGTGCTACAAAGACCCGCATTGCGATTGAAAGGCTTAG from candidate division WOR-3 bacterium includes the following:
- a CDS encoding V-type ATP synthase subunit F, with translation MSGDLAILGKKQEILPFLATGAMICAVEKGEVDKKAQELINQGVRVILFAEEFTDELKDVLRKYQTETFPCLIPFSTGATKTRIAIERLRGIIKKAVGADIFLEEK